The following are encoded together in the Pectinophora gossypiella chromosome 14, ilPecGoss1.1, whole genome shotgun sequence genome:
- the LOC126372885 gene encoding uncharacterized protein LOC126372885 codes for MYKFVLCALLAVAVADPEPGALFAPYPAPLAYSSSWLAPSTTTITKSASSVVHPSPYLYSSPIYSHFIKKRSAPLFPGYYAPSPYLAGSPLVTPALTTPIVNAPYWPAPALTYSAPAHFIKKRDVSLLPSTYIAPTTYTATAPVLTSHYAAAPILPSTPLYTSPYGLGYSHFIKKRSASLPVLPTTYYAPNTYSAPLLTSSYSYGAAPIVSSASYAYAASPYAYTSYIKK; via the coding sequence ATGTACAAGTTTGTGTTGTGCGCTCTGCTGGCGGTGGCGGTGGCCGACCCCGAACCAGGTGCATTGTTCGCTCCCTACCCGGCGCCGCTCGCCTACTCGTCCTCCTGGCTGGCTCCATccaccaccaccatcaccaAGTCCGCCAGCAGCGTGGTGCACCCCTCCCCATACTTGTACTCGTCGCCGATCTACTCCCACTTCATTAAGAAGCGCTCCGCTCCCCTGTTCCCCGGCTACTACGCGCCCTCCCCCTACTTGGCGGGCTCTCCGCTGGTCACCCCTGCGCTGACTACGCCGATCGTGAACGCTCCCTACTGGCCAGCGCCAGCTTTAACCTACTCGGCGCCCGCTCACTTCATCAAGAAGAGGGATGTCAGCCTGCTGCCTTCCACGTACATCGCGCCCACGACTTACACCGCCACTGCGCCCGTGTTGACATCGCACTACGCCGCTGCCCCCATCCTGCCCTCCACCCCGCTGTACACCTCGCCCTACGGTCTCGGCTACTCGCACTTCATCAAGAAGCGGTCCGCCAGCCTGCCCGTGCTGCCGACCACCTACTACGCCCCCAACACGTACTCCGCCCCCCTGCTGACCTCCAGCTACAGCTACGGAGCTGCTCCCATCGTGTCGTCTGCTTCCTACGCCTACGCCGCTTCCCCCTACGCCTACACCAGCTACATCAAGAAGTAA
- the LOC126372887 gene encoding basic helix-loop-helix transcription factor scleraxis has translation MPRKRVNRSPPAEKREDIDDDDFFFDDTQSSSGRSSHEPQHRNAANARERARMRVLSKAFCRLKTTLPWVPADTKLSKLDTLRLAASYIAHLRALLHEPRSAHTPPHPLSLAWPFAFQHGGSLSCTISQRWNVTPQPTDNRGQTTREPMQDTNNCEHYSQEYENDYEDRGYDERNECAQYCNYGYKDGYYQRNYSTENLMNNV, from the exons atgccTCGGAAAAGAGTAAATCGATCGCCGCCGGCGGAAAAGCGGGAGGATATCGATGATGATGACTTCTTCTTCGATGACACGCAGTCTAGTTCAG GACGAAGCAGTCACGAACCTCAGCACAGAAACGCGGCCAATGCAAGAGAACGGGCGAGGATGAGGGTACTCTCTAAAGCGTTTTGCAG ATTGAAAACGACTCTACCCTGGGTGCCGGCGGATACGAAGCTGTCAAAGCTGGACACTCTGCGACTGGCAGCGTCGTACATAGCCCACCTCCGAGCGTTGCTGCACGAGCCGCGTTCTGCGCACACGCCGCCGCATCCGCTTAGCCTT GCGTGGCCTTTCGCCTTCCAGCACGGAGGGTCACTAAGCTGCACCATCTCCCAGAGATGGAACGTCACGCCACAGCCTACAGATAACCGGGGCCAAACGACCAGAGAGCCCATGCAAGATACCAACAACTGCGAACACTATAGCCAAGAATACGAGAACGACTATGAAGATCGAGGGTACGATGAGAGGAACGAATGTGCCCAGTATTGCAACTACGGTTACAAAGACGGTTATTACCAAAGAAACTATTCGACGGAAAATTTAATGAATAATGTGTGA